From a single Sebastes umbrosus isolate fSebUmb1 chromosome 17, fSebUmb1.pri, whole genome shotgun sequence genomic region:
- the rbm41 gene encoding RNA-binding protein 41 — protein sequence MRRVSRRPCEDGPLLEEQETEGQRQLHSLLLQQLHTDVDIDRCVAKRQCFAPAALYRPFGEQAAGVRSLSQFQALQDGEQELASLRELGLTDTEILQWRSRDVSEAAEKSHGVYAAPGAKQQRLQVIRDKIEARAELLSRPQRFAASQPLSRREMEIERALFQGTDRLGFLTALYHRDEDNQEGQERAPSSDPMDSLYRDVLSKDRKQASDTTGASHLSTHRVISDQSPDSQKSQEASEHLPELQGENLSIQSSSDPTEQQLAQDRPGHPPPAAPTQINISQPIGSLCGAAKARSGRPLTVRGEIETISDEEILKNRESEDGIQSNPRFRNYQPGKPSKVLYVKNLSAQASVAQLVALFSRFEQENKPPVLYRLLTGRMKGQAFITLPDAETAQKALQLVHGYRLLGKPLVVEFGRERQEAEKQKEKK from the exons ATGCGAAG AGTCAGCCGGCGACCCTGTGAGGATGGCCCGCTGCTGGAGGAGCAGGAGACGGAGGGCCAGCGGCAGCTGCACAGcctcctgctgcagcagctccacactGACGTCGACATCGACCG ATGTGTAGCCAAGAGGCAGTGCTTTGCCCCGGCGGCGCTCTATCGGCCGTTTGGGGAGCAGGCAGCTGGAGTGAGAAGCCTCTCCCAGTTCCAGGCCCTGCAGGACGGGGAGCAGGAGCTGGCCAGCTTGCGGGAGCTGGGCCTGACCGACACAGAGATCCTGCAGTGGCGGAGCAGAGACGTATCGGAGGCAGCAGAGAAG TCTCACGGTGTGTATGCAGCTCCAGGTGCGAAGCAGCAGCGTCTGCAGGTGATCAGAGACAAGATTGAAGCCAGGGCAGAGCTCCTGTCCCGGCCACAGCGTTTCGCCGCCAGCCAGCCGCTGTCACGCAGGGAGATGGAGATCGAACGAGCGCTCTTCCAGGGAACAGACCGCCTGGGTTTCCTCACTGCACTTTACCATAGAG ATGAAGATAACCAGGAGGGCCAGGAGAGGGCGCCGTCCTCTGATCCAATGGACTCTCTCTACAGGGACGTCCTCAGCAAGGACAGAAAACAAGCTTCAGACACAACCGGAGCATCACACCTGTCTACACACAGAGTTATATCTGACCAATCACCGGACTCACAGAAATCACAAGAAGCCTCTGAACATCTACCAGAACTGCAGGGTGAAAACTTGTCAATACAGTCAAGTTCAGACCCCACAGAGCAGCAGCTCGCTCAGGACAGACCGGGCCATCCGCCACCAGCCGCTCCAACACAGATAAATATAAGCCAGCCAATCGGCAGTCTGTGTGGAGCGGCGAAGGCGAGGTCAGGGAGACCGCTGACCGTCAGAGGGGAGATTGAGACAATCTCAGATGAAGAAATCCTGAAGAACCGTGAATCTGAAGACGGGATCCAGAGCAACCCGAGGTTCCGAAACTACCAGCCAGGAAAACCCTCCAAG GTGCTGTACGTAAAGAACCTGAGTGCACAGGCCTCGGTGGCCCAGTTGGTGGCGCTGTTCTCCAGGTTCGAGCAGGAGAACAAGCCGCCGGTACTCTACCGCCTGCTGACTGGAAGGATGAAGGGTCAGGCCTTCATCACGCTGCCAG ACGCTGAAACGGCCCAGAAAGCCTTGCAGTTGGTCCATGGATACCGGTTGCTAGGGAAACCTTTGGTGGTTGAGTTTGGCCGTGAGCGACAGGAAGCAGAGAAACAGAaggagaagaaataa